In Dasypus novemcinctus isolate mDasNov1 chromosome 10, mDasNov1.1.hap2, whole genome shotgun sequence, one DNA window encodes the following:
- the LOC101417491 gene encoding olfactory receptor 56A4: MASLSNNSSNPVSEFFLICFPNYQSWQHWLSLPLSFLFLLAMGANATLLITIWLEASLHEPMYYLLSLLSLLDIVLCLAVIPKVLAIFWFDLRSISFSACFLQMFIMNSFLTMESCTFMVMAYDRYVAICHPLRYPSIITEQFVARAAIFVVARNCLLTMPIPVLSSRLRYCARNIIKNCICTNMAVSRLSCDDITFNQLYQFVAGWTLLGSDLIFIVLSYSFILKAVLRIKAEGAMAKALGTCGSHFILILFFSTVLLVLVITNLARKRIPLDVPILLNILHHLIPPALNPIVYGVRTKEIKQGIQKLFRRL, from the coding sequence ATGGCATCACTAAGCAACAACTCCTCCAATCCAGTCTCTGAATTCTtcctcatctgcttccctaactACCAGAGTTGGCAGCACTGGCTCTCCCTGCCCctcagcttcctcttcctcctggccATGGGAGCCAACGCCACACTTCTGATCACCATCTGGCTGGAGGCCTCTCTGCACGAGCCCATGTACTACCTGCTCAGCCTCCTCTCCCTGCTGGACATCGTGCTCTGCCTTGCTGTCATTCCCAAGGTCCTGGCCATCTTCTGGTTTGACCTCAGGTCCATTAGCTTCTCTGCCTGCTTCCTGCAGATGTTCATCATGAACAGTTTCCTGACCATGGAGTCCTGCACATTTATggtcatggcctatgaccgctatgtggccatctgccaccctCTGCGGTACCCATCCATCATCACGGAACAATTTGTGGCTAGGGCTGCCATCTTTGTTGTGGCCCGGAACTGCCTTCTTACCATGCCTATACCTGTTCTTTCTTCCAGACTCAGATACTGTGCAAGAAACATTATTAAGAACTGTATTTGCACTAACATGGCTGTGTCCAGACTCTCTTGTGATGATATCACCTTCAATCAGCTTTACCAGTTTGTGGCAGGCTGGACACTGCTGGGCTCTGACCTCATCTTCATTGTTCTCTCCTACTCCTTTATCCTGAAAGCTGTGCTCAGGATCAAGGCTGAGGGAGCTATGGCCAAAGCTCTAGGTACCTGTGGTTCCCACTTCATCCTCATCCTCTTCTTCAGCACAGTACTGCTGGTTCTGGTCATCACTAACTTAGCCAGAAAGCGAATTCCCCTGGATGTCCCCATCTTGCTCAACATCCTGCATCACCTCATCCCCCCAGCTCTGAACCCTATTGTTTATGGTGTGAGAACCAAGGAGATAAAGCAGGGAATCCAGAAACTGTTCAGAAGGTTGTAA
- the LOC101417926 gene encoding olfactory receptor 56A4, with translation MAILSNISSTLATEFLLNCFPNYQSWQHWLSLPLSLLFLLAMGANATLLITIWLEASLHEPMYYLLSLLSLLDIVLCLTVIPKVLAIFWFDLRSISFSACFLQMFIMNSFLTMESCTFMVMAYDRYVAICHPLRYPSIITEQFVARAAIFVVARNSLFSLPVPILSARLRYCAENIIKNCICTNLSVSKLSCDNITFNRLYQFIAGWTLLGSDLILIVLSYSFILKAVLRIKAEGAMAKALSTCGSHFILILFFSTVLLVLVITNLARKQIPPDVPILLNILHHLVPPALNPIVYGVRTKEIKQGIQKLLRRL, from the coding sequence ATGGCAATACTCAGCAATATTTCTTCTACTCTGGCCACTGAATTCCTTCTCAACTGCTTCCCTAACTACCAGAGTTGGCAGCACTGGCTCTCCCTGCCCctcagcctcctcttcctcctggccATGGGAGCCAACGCCACACTTCTGATCACCATCTGGCTGGAGGCCTCTCTGCACGAGCCCATGTACTACCTGCTCAGCCTCCTCTCCCTGCTGGACATCGTGCTCTGCCTCACCGTCATCCCCAAGGTCCTGGCCATCTTCTGGTTTGACCTCAGGTCCATCAGCTTCTCTGCCTGCTTCCTGCAGATGTTCATCATGAACAGTTTCCTGACCATGGAGTCCTGCACATTTATggtcatggcctatgaccgctatgtggccatctgccaccctCTGCGGTACCCATCCATCATCACGGAACAATTCGTGGCTAGGGCTGCCATCTTTGTTGTGGCCCGAAATTCCCTGTTTTCTCTTCCAGTTCCCATTCTGTCTGCCAGACTCAGATACTGTGCAGAGAACATAATAAAGAACTGCATCTGCACTAACCTGTCTGTGTCCAAGCTCTCTTGTGACAACATCACCTTCAATCGGCTTTACCAGTTCATAGCAGGCTGGACGCTGCTGGGCTCTGACCTCATCCTCATTGTTCTCTCCTACTCCTTTATCCTGAAAGCTGTGCTCAGGATCAAGGCTGAGGGAGCTATGGCCAAGGCCCTGAGCACATGTGgttctcatttcatcctcatcCTCTTCTTCAGCACAGTGCTGCTGGTTCTGGTCATCACTAACTTAGCCAGAAAGCAAATTCCCCCGGATGTCCCCATCTTGCTCAACATCCTCCATCACCTTGTCCCCCCGGCTCTGAACCCTATTGTTTATGGTGTGAGAACCAAGGAGATAAAGCAGGGAATACAAAAACTGCTAAGGAGGTTGTAA